The DNA segment GCGGGACCGGACGTTGTGGTCGCGAGCGGGTATTCGACCCTCGAGGTGCTGGTCAATATCTCTGACTCGTGGCTACGTTACCGCTGGTGTGGACGCCTTGGCTTTGATTCACTCCTTATCTGGATTGATTCGAATATCGTCGCTGTGAGAACGTCCCGTAGATTGATACCTGCTCAAATAGTCCGGGCACTCGTGACACGCGTTTCCGCCGACGACGACTGGGTCGGAAGCCTCGGTGAGCAACTGCCTGTTTCCCCGCTTTCGGTACTCGGGCTCGTGCTCGCGGCAGTCATCGGCTTTCGGCTCGCCGTCGAGAACCTCTCGAATCAGGCGCTCCTCGAGAGTACGTTCCCGCTGGTCGCGGCGACGGGCGTCGTCTTCGCCGATCGCTGGCTGGTCGCCCAGGATGTCGGAATCCGTGATCGGTTGACGGTGTTTTCGTACGGACTCGGCGGGTTTCTCGCCGCGGCGCTCGTGACTGCGCTCCACTTACACGTGCTTCGACTGCACGGTACCGGCGTCGCTACGCCGTTGTATCTCACCTTGATGAGCGGCACTGTCGGGGTCGCTGCCGGCACCGTCGCCGGAATTTACGACATCAAACAGCGGCAGGCCGCCCGAGAGGCCAGACGACAGAGCGAGCGCCTCGAGGCGTTCGCGAGCGTCGTCTCACACGACTTGCGTAATCCGCTCGCGGTTGCCCAGGGTCGCCTTCGAGAGACGTTCAGAACGGGCGACCCGAAACACCTGCAGGCCGTCGACGACTCCCTCGAGCGAATGGACGAACTGATCGAAGACTCGCTGTCTGTCGCCCGAAGCGGCTCACACGTCGAGGACCCGGAACCGACGCAACTGGTCGATCTGGTATCCGGTGCGTGGTCGGTCGTCGAGACGCCCACCGCCAGCTACGAAGTCGTCGACAACCGAACGCTGCAGGTCGACCCTGGCCGTGCTCGGACGCTCTTCGAGAACCTGTTTCGGAACGCGATCGAACACGGTGGCGAGGACGTCCACATCCGAATCGGCTCGCTTTCGGACGGCTTTTACGTCGAAGACGACGGCCCGGGAATCTCGCCGGAACGTCGGGAGGCCGTCCTCGAGCAGGGCGTCTCCTTCGAGGAGGACGGTTCCGGCCTCGGGCTGGCAATCGTCCGGGCTGTCGCGGACGCCCACGGTTGGGACGTTCGCGTTACCGAAAGCAAGAGCGGCGGTGCGCGCTTCGAGTTCGTCCGCGCGACGTGAGTACTGGTTCCTTTCCGATCCCCGTCATCACTCGAGGGGGCACAGCATCGGTGCTGCTCGATGTGGGTACTGACGATATCACTCGAGGAGGCCGAAAATCTCGGTACGTCGACTGACGAGTGCGTCCGTCGCTATTGCGGGTTCTTTCGAGCCAGGCCGGAGCCACAGATCGGACACCGGTCTTTGTTCTCGTCGTACTCGCGCCCACAGCCCTGGCACTGATAGCGCCAGTCACGTTCTTCTTCGATGCCGTCTCGAGCGATGGGTTCGACGGTGACGGTGAGGCGTTCGGCGACGTTTTGCATCGCGTAATCGTCGGTGACGAGGACGCCGTCGAGTTCGAACGCGGCTGCGATGAGCCGAATGTCGGTCTCAGAGAGGACGTCGAGGTCACCGGACTCTTTGGCGGACCGTTTGACCTTCTCGGTCGTATCGGTGTTCGGGATGTGGATGTGCATCCCCGAGCCCTCCTCGGCGTCGTATCGATAGACGCTCTCGCCCTCGAGTTCTTCGCGGACGAGTGGAATCGTTGCCTTCTGCTCGGTCGTGTGAAAATCGTGGATAAAAGCCGACGAGTCGAGAATATACATGCAGGACGGTTAGCGTTGGACGACGATGTAGTCTTTCACTGCCTGCACACGGCTCACGGGGACGAGAAACTGCCCGGCGTCGTTCGAGTCGAACTCGACTGTGTGGGCGGGCAGTTGTTCGTCGGGGTCGATTACGAGGTCCCGGAGTTTACCGGAACTGAGGTCCATGGTGATGTTGTAGAGCATTCCCAGTTCCGTTCCGTCGGATCCCATGACGGACTTTCCCGAGAGGTTTTCTGCGAGTATGTCGCTCATACCCGAGTGTACTGACTAGTGGCTATTAAATACACTGGGGCTGTCAGACGAGCGTCTGTCACGCGGCCTCGAGCGCAAAACTCGAGTGTTGGTCTGTTCGGTATCCTTGAATCTCCGTCTGTTCGGTGTCCGTTGCATGTCTCTCTGGTCACACGGACGAACGGGCTCAGGAGTCCCCGCTTCGGGCTGGCGGCTCTTTTCTGACGACCTTGCCCGCCAGCACACGATTATCGGCGACCAGTCGGTACCCCTGTTCGCGCAGCGTCTCGTGATTTGGTAGCTGGCGAAACGCTCTCGCAGCCAGGCGTTCGGGCGTCTCGAGGCGCACTCCGACTTCCTCGAGTGCGTGCCCACAGGAGTACACCCGTTCCTGGGTGAGCAGGTG comes from the Natronosalvus amylolyticus genome and includes:
- a CDS encoding thiol-disulfide oxidoreductase DCC family protein → MNSPFPPRLVFDDDCGFCTWCAEYAAARGEFELVGFSDLSPDQLARLPDEYESCFHLLTQERVYSCGHALEEVGVRLETPERLAARAFRQLPNHETLREQGYRLVADNRVLAGKVVRKEPPARSGDS
- a CDS encoding NOB1 family endonuclease, which gives rise to MYILDSSAFIHDFHTTEQKATIPLVREELEGESVYRYDAEEGSGMHIHIPNTDTTEKVKRSAKESGDLDVLSETDIRLIAAAFELDGVLVTDDYAMQNVAERLTVTVEPIARDGIEEERDWRYQCQGCGREYDENKDRCPICGSGLARKNPQ
- a CDS encoding PRC-barrel domain-containing protein codes for the protein MSDILAENLSGKSVMGSDGTELGMLYNITMDLSSGKLRDLVIDPDEQLPAHTVEFDSNDAGQFLVPVSRVQAVKDYIVVQR
- a CDS encoding sensor histidine kinase, with amino-acid sequence MTRVSADDDWVGSLGEQLPVSPLSVLGLVLAAVIGFRLAVENLSNQALLESTFPLVAATGVVFADRWLVAQDVGIRDRLTVFSYGLGGFLAAALVTALHLHVLRLHGTGVATPLYLTLMSGTVGVAAGTVAGIYDIKQRQAAREARRQSERLEAFASVVSHDLRNPLAVAQGRLRETFRTGDPKHLQAVDDSLERMDELIEDSLSVARSGSHVEDPEPTQLVDLVSGAWSVVETPTASYEVVDNRTLQVDPGRARTLFENLFRNAIEHGGEDVHIRIGSLSDGFYVEDDGPGISPERREAVLEQGVSFEEDGSGLGLAIVRAVADAHGWDVRVTESKSGGARFEFVRAT